From the genome of Sporomusa sphaeroides DSM 2875:
CGGGCCAACTGCATGACTTCATATCAACGCGGCCGTCCATTAGGAAAGGCACACCTTCGGCTTCCAAAAGAGCCTTGCGGATATTTGCATACATGCCGCCTGTAATGGAACCGTCTGCCATAACAACCCGCTGCCACGGCAAATGATCCGGGCAACAACGCATAGCCCAGCCAACCACACGCGCCGCGCGGGGGCGTCCCAGCATCCGGGCAATCTGGCCATAGGATACCACTTTGCCATAAGGTATTTGCT
Proteins encoded in this window:
- a CDS encoding MGMT family protein; the encoded protein is MNSNPFFQQVYAVVEQIPYGKVVSYGQIARMLGRPRAARVVGWAMRCCPDHLPWQRVVMADGSITGGMYANIRKALLEAEGVPFLMDGRVDMKSCSWPG